In a genomic window of Methylobacter sp. YRD-M1:
- a CDS encoding glycosyltransferase family 4 protein has protein sequence MKIAQVAPLHESVPPKTYGGTERVVHYLTEALVQQGHEVTLFASADSCTSAKLHAVVPQALRLAPEKRDPMAWHMLQLAQVSSVAESFDFIHFHTDYFHFPLWRKMRTPQVTTLHGRLDLPDLKSLFNEFLDMPVISIANHQRDPLPMACWTDTVYNGIPVELYDFQADAGDYLAFLGRMSPEKGAEEAIEIALNAGMPLKMAAKIDDLDREYFETRIRPHLDHPLIEFIGEVDERGKNELLGGAKALVFPIAWPEPFGLVMIEAMACGTPVIAYRRGSVPEVMIDGVTGYVVESKEEAVSAIGRIDQIDRGACRSYFEERFSAERMAKNYVNAYQKLMVQQENTRSDSGAYLINMRKNRRIAPSDAWKQRLVTASTGTSDKL, from the coding sequence ATGAAAATTGCCCAAGTCGCACCTTTGCATGAAAGCGTCCCACCGAAAACCTACGGAGGAACGGAACGAGTAGTTCACTATCTGACCGAAGCCCTGGTACAACAGGGCCATGAAGTCACTCTCTTCGCCAGCGCCGATTCCTGCACCAGCGCCAAGTTACATGCCGTTGTCCCCCAAGCCTTGCGTCTGGCGCCTGAAAAACGCGATCCCATGGCCTGGCATATGTTGCAATTAGCTCAAGTAAGCAGCGTTGCCGAAAGCTTCGACTTTATTCACTTTCATACCGACTATTTCCATTTCCCTTTGTGGCGGAAGATGCGAACGCCGCAAGTGACAACCCTGCATGGCCGTCTCGATTTGCCCGATCTTAAATCATTATTCAATGAATTCCTGGATATGCCGGTAATTTCGATAGCCAATCATCAGCGCGACCCTTTGCCTATGGCATGCTGGACCGACACGGTATACAACGGCATTCCGGTCGAATTATACGACTTCCAGGCCGATGCCGGCGATTATCTGGCCTTTCTTGGCCGCATGTCGCCTGAAAAAGGCGCTGAAGAGGCTATCGAAATTGCCCTGAATGCAGGCATGCCGCTAAAAATGGCTGCAAAAATCGATGACTTGGACCGTGAGTATTTTGAAACCCGCATTCGCCCTCACCTTGATCATCCATTGATTGAATTTATCGGCGAAGTGGACGAACGGGGCAAAAATGAATTGCTGGGCGGCGCGAAGGCACTGGTCTTTCCGATAGCCTGGCCGGAACCTTTTGGCCTGGTAATGATTGAAGCCATGGCTTGCGGCACACCCGTCATCGCTTATCGGCGTGGTTCCGTACCTGAAGTAATGATAGACGGCGTGACCGGTTATGTCGTGGAATCCAAAGAAGAAGCCGTCTCAGCTATAGGCCGTATCGACCAGATCGATCGCGGCGCCTGCCGGAGCTATTTCGAAGAACGCTTTTCGGCAGAGCGGATGGCCAAAAATTATGTCAATGCTTATCAAAAACTGATGGTGCAACAGGAAAATACCCGTTCGGATTCCGGCGCGTACCTCATCAATATGAGGAAAAATCGAAGAATAGCGCCAAGCGATGCCTGGAAGCAGCGGCTTGTCACTGCATCGACCGGCACTTCCGACAAACTTTAA
- a CDS encoding multicopper oxidase domain-containing protein, translated as MQNKYLRLLSLLLIVLLIPLAYWLRPGKVEEADLNPPPTRSNTASKQLGFEKPCKEEHPEWRQAQTIDGVDIAESLACSPDNPYDVAAFVKGVNNVSMHTLMNTHLSEDALTKTDDLDGDGDPDVIRIKLEVIELNGRSPDGDFLIPSYDVLPGVQPGLWVFAPKTSDMAVKNYGSNQANYFLRAPSPVIRVEQGDQVYITLENTHYFPHTIHFHGVDHPWKTAAGNDNDGDAHGGAGDMGVFPGDSHTYEMKPRTTGTMLYHCHVQTDRHVMMGMAGMFIVEENRPNNWVQTFNIGGGHVRHPSAGVKEEYSQEYDLHYQSVDKRLAKIIQEANDPRLIEKKMNREYNMTESHENYFLLNGHAFPYTLRDDLIVTGPDEKIKLRVANAQNSAMALHFHGHKATVTHYDGVKQPEAMQVIRDVVDLASAQRVDIKLDTTNDGLHNDGEGVWMFHDHVETGATNDGVSPGGNISLVVFRDYIDEQGMPKLHEGMFDQFFTSTYYTREQPMWATGEFTQQLGEAGLLAPNYLKIIAFGLTVGLLFALVFYLVRSFKMER; from the coding sequence ATGCAGAATAAATACTTACGTTTATTGAGTCTTCTCCTGATAGTTCTCCTGATTCCCCTGGCATATTGGTTAAGACCCGGCAAGGTCGAAGAAGCCGATCTCAATCCGCCGCCCACGCGTTCGAACACGGCTTCCAAACAGTTGGGTTTCGAAAAGCCCTGTAAGGAGGAGCATCCCGAATGGCGTCAGGCCCAGACTATCGACGGCGTCGACATTGCCGAATCATTAGCTTGCAGTCCTGACAACCCTTATGATGTCGCCGCTTTCGTCAAAGGCGTCAACAACGTTTCGATGCACACCTTGATGAACACGCATCTGTCCGAAGACGCGCTGACCAAAACAGACGACCTGGACGGCGACGGCGACCCCGACGTGATCCGCATCAAGCTGGAGGTTATCGAGCTTAACGGCAGATCGCCCGACGGCGATTTCCTGATTCCCAGTTATGATGTGTTGCCGGGCGTACAGCCAGGGCTGTGGGTGTTCGCACCCAAGACCAGCGATATGGCGGTGAAGAATTACGGCTCCAACCAAGCCAATTATTTCCTGCGCGCGCCATCGCCGGTGATTCGCGTCGAACAGGGCGACCAGGTCTATATCACGTTGGAAAACACGCATTATTTCCCGCACACGATTCATTTTCACGGCGTCGATCATCCCTGGAAAACAGCCGCCGGCAACGATAATGACGGCGACGCGCACGGCGGCGCTGGCGATATGGGCGTTTTCCCGGGCGACAGCCACACTTATGAAATGAAGCCCCGTACGACCGGCACCATGCTTTATCACTGCCATGTGCAGACTGACAGGCATGTCATGATGGGCATGGCTGGCATGTTCATCGTAGAGGAAAATCGCCCGAACAATTGGGTGCAGACCTTCAATATCGGCGGAGGGCATGTACGACATCCGTCCGCTGGCGTCAAAGAAGAATACAGCCAGGAATATGACCTGCATTATCAGTCCGTCGACAAGCGCCTGGCGAAAATCATCCAGGAAGCCAATGATCCGCGTCTGATCGAGAAAAAGATGAACCGCGAATACAACATGACCGAATCGCATGAAAACTATTTCCTGCTGAACGGCCATGCCTTCCCGTATACGCTACGCGATGACCTGATCGTCACGGGTCCCGATGAAAAGATCAAACTGCGCGTCGCCAACGCCCAAAATTCAGCCATGGCGCTGCATTTCCACGGCCATAAGGCTACGGTCACGCATTACGATGGCGTCAAACAGCCTGAGGCCATGCAAGTCATCCGCGACGTGGTCGATCTTGCATCGGCGCAGCGCGTCGACATCAAGCTGGATACGACCAATGACGGCCTCCATAACGATGGCGAAGGCGTCTGGATGTTTCACGATCATGTCGAGACCGGCGCGACCAATGATGGCGTGAGCCCGGGGGGCAATATCTCTCTGGTTGTGTTCCGCGATTATATTGATGAGCAGGGTATGCCGAAACTGCATGAAGGGATGTTTGATCAGTTCTTTACCAGCACTTACTACACGCGCGAACAACCCATGTGGGCCACGGGCGAATTTACGCAGCAACTGGGCGAAGCAGGTCTTCTGGCCCCGAATTATCTGAAAATAATCGCCTTCGGCCTAACGGTCGGGTTGCTGTTCGCGTTAGTGTTTTATCTCGTGCGCAGCTTTAAAATGGAGCGGTAA
- a CDS encoding cupredoxin domain-containing protein: MNFIKHLILLTTLAGVQPAIAAMNHNGMMMDETGMIMNSNTDNVPRDCKKIAGDVNITVRAGHKQAKKFNGIMYAFDQQQWEVPPCSRINVTFINEDKIRHQFMIHDLPGYIYPQGMFTMEIYGPGQKTASIIVPSQRKTYLVHCEVPQHMEKGMKAQLKVDGGDGDLPSIPGISAAVNADSYLVDWDKSAWGVLLVSFFAGAAVLLLLNRIKRNPEREIEEETGS, translated from the coding sequence ATGAATTTTATCAAACATCTTATTTTGTTAACGACTCTGGCCGGCGTTCAGCCTGCCATAGCGGCCATGAATCATAACGGCATGATGATGGACGAAACCGGCATGATCATGAACAGCAATACCGACAATGTGCCGCGCGATTGCAAAAAAATCGCCGGCGACGTCAACATTACGGTTCGCGCCGGCCATAAACAGGCCAAAAAATTCAATGGCATCATGTACGCGTTTGACCAGCAGCAATGGGAAGTTCCGCCCTGTTCGCGCATTAACGTCACGTTTATCAACGAGGACAAGATCCGGCATCAGTTCATGATCCATGATCTGCCGGGTTATATTTATCCGCAAGGCATGTTCACGATGGAAATCTACGGGCCGGGCCAGAAGACGGCTTCTATTATCGTGCCCAGCCAGCGTAAAACCTATCTGGTGCACTGCGAAGTGCCCCAGCACATGGAAAAAGGCATGAAGGCCCAGCTGAAGGTGGACGGCGGCGATGGCGATCTGCCAAGCATTCCGGGCATATCCGCGGCCGTAAATGCGGATTCTTATTTGGTGGACTGGGACAAAAGCGCCTGGGGAGTTTTATTGGTTTCGTTTTTTGCCGGGGCGGCAGTGCTTTTGTTGCTGAACAGGATCAAACGTAATCCAGAGCGGGAGATTGAAGAAGAAACCGGAAGTTAA
- a CDS encoding DUF167 domain-containing protein, which translates to MSSFCHWERDTLVLNILGRPRANRTAIGKVIGKQLEIHVAEMPVRGRATAHLVRFLAEEFQVDVSAVVVVFGVYNVNKQLRITAPKRLPAVIPRRPGHDSLPRR; encoded by the coding sequence ATGTCATCATTTTGCCATTGGGAGAGAGATACATTGGTACTGAATATCCTGGGACGGCCGCGCGCCAATCGTACGGCGATCGGCAAGGTCATCGGCAAGCAATTGGAAATTCATGTTGCCGAAATGCCGGTGAGAGGCAGGGCTACGGCACATCTGGTACGGTTTCTGGCTGAGGAATTCCAGGTCGATGTTAGTGCTGTTGTGGTCGTGTTCGGCGTATACAACGTCAATAAACAGCTGCGCATTACAGCGCCCAAGCGGCTCCCTGCCGTCATTCCCCGACGGCCTGGACATGATTCACTGCCTCGGCGGTAA
- a CDS encoding alkaline phosphatase D family protein: protein MTALPLFLALAASNMAAADDGVPLMEQGIQFGDLVPGRAIVWSRTDRPARMMVEYALNEQFDDSRIIRGPYAFESTDFTARQDLVGLPLGSDVFVKVWFEDLTNAHAKSEPVAGHFHTIGEHDNIRFVWGGDTSGQGWGINESFGGMKIYEAMRQVEPQFFIQSGDNIYSDGPIPSSRPAEDSKIWTNLVTPEVSKVAETLDEFRGRYKYNLLDENLRRFNAEVPQIWQWDDHEVVNNWSDSKDLNNDSNYTVKDVPLLLARATKAFHEYAPLRPHDAEEASRIYRKISYGKLLDVFVLDMRTYRGPNSTNLQTQESAETAFLGETQLAWLKEELKNSRAVWKVISADMPIGLNIGDGIDAQGNALWEAVANGDNGPAAGRELEIARLLSFVKHEHINNIVWLTADVHYAAAHFYDPGKAQTKDFIPFWEFVAGPLNAGSFGPKSTDATFGPQVVFTKAPSAGQVNLSPFAGLQFFGEVNIDRKSRALTVDLKDIEGTTVFSKTLAAAASDKD from the coding sequence ATGACCGCTTTGCCGCTATTTCTGGCATTGGCGGCTTCAAACATGGCAGCAGCGGATGACGGTGTTCCATTGATGGAGCAGGGCATCCAGTTCGGCGATCTGGTGCCGGGACGGGCCATTGTATGGAGCCGGACCGATCGCCCGGCCCGGATGATGGTGGAGTACGCGCTCAATGAGCAATTCGACGATTCCCGCATTATCCGCGGGCCTTATGCATTCGAAAGTACCGATTTCACCGCCCGCCAGGATTTGGTTGGCCTTCCTCTAGGCAGCGATGTCTTTGTCAAGGTCTGGTTCGAGGATCTGACCAATGCCCATGCTAAAAGCGAGCCGGTTGCAGGCCATTTTCATACCATCGGCGAACATGACAATATCCGTTTTGTTTGGGGCGGCGATACATCGGGTCAAGGTTGGGGCATCAATGAGTCGTTCGGCGGCATGAAAATCTATGAAGCCATGCGCCAGGTCGAGCCGCAGTTCTTCATTCAAAGCGGCGATAATATTTATTCCGATGGACCAATCCCGTCAAGCAGACCCGCGGAAGACAGCAAAATCTGGACCAATCTTGTTACCCCTGAAGTCAGCAAAGTCGCCGAAACGCTGGATGAGTTCCGCGGCCGCTATAAGTACAATCTGCTGGATGAAAATCTGCGCCGCTTCAATGCCGAAGTTCCGCAAATCTGGCAGTGGGACGATCACGAAGTCGTCAACAACTGGTCCGATTCAAAGGATCTGAACAATGACAGCAATTATACCGTCAAGGATGTGCCTTTGCTGCTCGCCCGTGCTACCAAGGCTTTTCATGAATATGCGCCGCTGCGTCCTCACGATGCCGAAGAAGCCAGCCGCATTTATAGAAAAATTTCTTACGGCAAGCTGCTGGATGTATTTGTGCTGGATATGCGCACTTATCGCGGCCCCAATTCCACTAATCTGCAAACGCAGGAAAGCGCTGAAACCGCTTTCCTGGGTGAAACGCAGCTTGCTTGGCTGAAGGAGGAACTGAAGAATTCCCGTGCAGTGTGGAAGGTTATCTCCGCCGATATGCCTATTGGCCTCAACATCGGCGACGGCATCGATGCCCAGGGCAATGCCCTATGGGAAGCCGTTGCCAACGGCGACAACGGGCCGGCGGCCGGCCGCGAACTGGAAATTGCCCGTCTGCTGAGCTTCGTCAAACATGAACACATCAACAATATCGTCTGGCTGACCGCCGACGTTCATTACGCGGCTGCTCACTTCTACGATCCCGGCAAAGCTCAAACCAAGGATTTTATTCCGTTCTGGGAGTTTGTGGCCGGGCCGCTTAATGCCGGCTCCTTTGGCCCCAAAAGCACGGACGCCACCTTCGGCCCGCAAGTGGTATTCACTAAAGCGCCGTCAGCCGGTCAGGTCAATCTTTCGCCCTTTGCCGGACTGCAATTCTTCGGCGAAGTCAACATTGACCGAAAGAGCCGCGCTCTGACCGTCGATCTGAAAGATATCGAGGGTACGACCGTATTCAG
- a CDS encoding J domain-containing protein: MTQSKRKIVRIAPKVDGKTTLSAAQKQFNSLTKKIDRQKKLLVEWKETIPLYHQIVEQEYDPAVEILNNQKFEWAKLLDQSYDKPLFKKTDKLKIKHLICEACEQLIPELNNDELKALFNKYSDEDYDTINQEAEAAVGELMRSIAEGVFNVDLGDDVDVSSPEKLQAHLQEKLQAQAEAQLKEQSDAPVKQRKKTKKQLEKEARQREEEALASKSVQEVYRKLVATLHPDREPDEQERARKTELMQRVNTAYGKKDLLQLLELQLEIEQIDPAHLSQMADSRLKHFNKILKEQLSELDQEIHQIAEMFKLQLNLPFYAYLTPRQLIASLKHDLKSVQTDIDAIWKELETFQNPAELKAWLKSYKIPKKSVPDDFDDLFFGGMMPFDFR; encoded by the coding sequence ATGACTCAATCCAAACGCAAAATCGTCCGAATTGCTCCAAAAGTCGATGGAAAAACAACCTTATCCGCGGCCCAAAAACAATTCAATAGCCTGACTAAAAAAATTGACCGTCAAAAAAAGCTGTTAGTAGAGTGGAAAGAAACCATCCCCTTATATCATCAAATAGTTGAGCAGGAATACGACCCTGCTGTAGAGATCTTGAATAACCAGAAATTTGAGTGGGCCAAGTTATTGGATCAGTCTTACGACAAGCCGCTATTCAAAAAAACCGACAAATTGAAAATTAAGCATCTTATTTGCGAGGCATGTGAGCAATTAATTCCCGAGTTGAACAACGATGAATTGAAAGCCTTGTTCAACAAATATAGCGACGAAGATTACGATACCATTAACCAGGAGGCTGAAGCCGCTGTTGGCGAACTCATGAGAAGCATCGCGGAAGGCGTGTTCAATGTGGATTTGGGAGATGACGTCGATGTAAGTTCGCCGGAAAAGTTGCAAGCCCACTTACAGGAAAAGCTGCAAGCGCAGGCAGAAGCTCAATTAAAAGAGCAATCGGACGCCCCCGTTAAGCAACGTAAAAAAACCAAAAAACAATTGGAAAAAGAAGCGCGCCAACGAGAGGAAGAGGCACTGGCAAGTAAGTCGGTCCAGGAGGTTTACCGTAAATTAGTCGCCACACTGCATCCCGACCGCGAGCCGGATGAACAGGAACGTGCTCGCAAAACAGAATTAATGCAACGCGTCAATACCGCTTACGGCAAAAAAGACTTATTGCAACTACTGGAGTTGCAATTGGAAATTGAGCAGATCGATCCCGCGCATTTGAGCCAAATGGCTGACAGTCGTCTGAAACATTTCAATAAGATATTGAAAGAGCAGCTGTCTGAGCTGGATCAGGAAATTCATCAAATTGCAGAGATGTTCAAGTTGCAATTAAATCTGCCTTTCTATGCGTATCTAACTCCCAGGCAATTGATTGCATCACTGAAACATGATCTGAAGTCAGTTCAGACAGATATAGACGCCATTTGGAAAGAGCTTGAGACTTTTCAAAATCCAGCTGAACTTAAAGCATGGCTAAAAAGCTATAAAATTCCAAAAAAATCAGTTCCGGATGATTTTGATGATTTATTTTTTGGCGGCATGATGCCGTTCGATTTTAGGTAA
- a CDS encoding amylo-alpha-1,6-glucosidase, with the protein MEGSVQIDNSWYIPATSSRADDRTKVLKSGDSFGVFSRHGEISWVGFGEQGFYFLGTRHLSFWHIKLAEREPMLLNSMVRLDNSRLVVDQTTPDIFRDEALWLPKGSLHLHRELIAHESSLSEHLKIVNYHDQRHRFYLEYQFDADFSDIFEVRGVERARRGKQKDPILEQNAVILTYEGLDGVIRRTRIGFNKHPDQLVNDKAKFWIDLAPGESYELESLITCVNGEAHFHLLDHSKAIEAKNREIEADRASRASVWSDNVQFNEWLNRSAADLQILTTETTYGPYPYAGIPWFSTPFGRDGLITALQTLWVQPELARGVLSFLAATQTELDDPAIEAEPGKILHEMREGEMPALDEVPFRRYYGTVDATPLFVVLAGRYFQRTGDMAFIRELWPNIEKALKWVTTKLEQDGFLSYRQHVAGGLVQQGWKDSNDSVFHRDGSDAVPPIALCEVQGYAWEALKCGADLADRLELDTNLAGRFEFENKAHYWRTVADRLQEDFETAFWLDDLDIYAIALDGTGKPCAVRSSNPGHLLYNGIVKPERAERLVRQLTGEDAFNGWGLRTIFSGEARYNPMSYHNGSVWPHDTALAAAGMVRYGFVDEALKYVEGLFNASAFFDQHRLPELFCGFNRMQGQGPILYPVACAPQAWASGAIFMLIEAMLGISFEGARPRLRLHHPRLPSYLDWLRIRDLRYGTATIDLTVRRHGNDIAVSVERRNGDIGLVAVL; encoded by the coding sequence ATGGAAGGTTCTGTACAAATAGATAACAGCTGGTATATTCCGGCCACTTCCTCGCGCGCCGACGATCGGACCAAGGTTCTTAAATCCGGCGACAGCTTTGGGGTTTTCAGCCGGCATGGCGAAATAAGCTGGGTTGGTTTCGGCGAACAAGGCTTTTATTTTCTCGGCACTCGTCACCTGTCGTTCTGGCATATCAAACTCGCCGAACGAGAACCGATGCTGCTCAATTCCATGGTTCGGCTCGACAACAGCCGGCTGGTAGTCGACCAGACCACGCCGGATATATTTCGCGACGAAGCGCTTTGGCTTCCTAAGGGCAGTCTGCATCTGCATCGCGAATTGATCGCCCATGAAAGCTCACTCAGCGAACACCTGAAAATAGTCAACTACCATGATCAACGGCACCGCTTCTATCTGGAGTATCAATTCGACGCCGATTTTAGCGATATTTTCGAAGTGCGCGGTGTGGAACGCGCGCGTCGCGGCAAGCAAAAAGACCCGATCCTGGAACAAAATGCAGTCATTTTGACCTATGAAGGATTAGACGGCGTTATTCGCCGCACACGTATCGGCTTTAACAAACATCCCGATCAATTGGTGAACGACAAAGCGAAATTCTGGATCGACCTGGCGCCGGGAGAAAGTTATGAACTGGAATCCCTGATTACATGCGTTAATGGCGAAGCCCATTTTCATTTGCTCGACCATTCGAAAGCCATTGAAGCCAAAAATCGTGAAATTGAAGCCGATCGGGCGTCCCGCGCATCGGTCTGGTCCGACAACGTACAATTCAATGAATGGCTCAACCGCTCAGCTGCCGACTTGCAGATCCTGACCACGGAAACCACTTACGGCCCTTATCCCTATGCAGGAATTCCCTGGTTTTCCACCCCTTTCGGACGCGATGGACTGATCACCGCGCTGCAGACTTTATGGGTGCAGCCGGAATTAGCTCGCGGAGTTCTGTCCTTTCTGGCCGCGACACAGACCGAATTGGACGATCCGGCTATAGAAGCCGAACCGGGGAAAATCCTGCATGAAATGCGTGAAGGCGAAATGCCCGCGCTGGATGAAGTCCCTTTTCGCCGATACTACGGAACCGTCGACGCAACGCCTTTGTTCGTCGTGCTTGCCGGCCGTTACTTTCAGCGTACCGGTGATATGGCATTTATCAGGGAGCTTTGGCCTAACATCGAAAAAGCCTTGAAGTGGGTTACTACGAAACTGGAACAAGATGGTTTTCTCAGCTATCGCCAGCACGTAGCCGGTGGTCTGGTCCAGCAAGGCTGGAAAGATTCAAACGATTCAGTATTTCATCGTGACGGCAGCGATGCCGTACCGCCAATAGCCCTGTGCGAGGTTCAGGGTTATGCCTGGGAAGCTTTAAAATGCGGGGCGGACCTTGCCGATCGTCTGGAGCTTGATACGAACCTTGCCGGACGTTTTGAGTTTGAAAACAAGGCGCACTACTGGCGAACCGTAGCAGACCGCCTGCAGGAGGATTTTGAAACAGCTTTCTGGCTCGATGATCTCGACATCTATGCCATAGCACTGGATGGCACAGGCAAACCCTGCGCAGTCCGCAGTTCCAATCCTGGCCACTTGCTCTATAACGGGATAGTTAAACCGGAACGGGCCGAACGACTGGTCCGGCAATTGACGGGGGAAGATGCCTTCAACGGTTGGGGGTTAAGAACGATCTTCTCCGGCGAGGCACGCTATAATCCCATGTCCTATCATAACGGCTCGGTCTGGCCGCATGACACCGCGCTGGCCGCTGCCGGCATGGTCCGCTATGGTTTTGTCGATGAAGCCTTGAAGTATGTCGAAGGCTTGTTCAATGCCTCCGCTTTTTTTGATCAACACCGACTTCCGGAACTGTTTTGCGGCTTTAACCGCATGCAGGGGCAGGGCCCGATACTTTATCCAGTCGCCTGTGCTCCTCAGGCCTGGGCTAGCGGGGCTATATTCATGCTGATCGAAGCCATGCTGGGCATTAGTTTTGAGGGCGCCCGTCCGCGGCTTCGATTGCATCACCCGCGCCTCCCAAGTTATCTTGATTGGCTGCGCATCCGGGATTTACGCTACGGCACCGCCACCATTGACTTGACTGTTCGCCGGCATGGCAATGATATAGCTGTGAGCGTAGAACGGCGCAACGGCGATATTGGATTGGTTGCCGTGCTTTGA
- a CDS encoding CDP-diacylglycerol diphosphatase, with protein sequence MSWNLAWDLAKDENIATEDIALAINPLPKRSKHQLHIHIGRLMDGMKSAINNDRIVPHDGHWHQVKLGNITYSAIFDDGPFTDPFTMVSKKVGEGNMACNGIIIAGSKSGFYVLHTGGTYTGGSNPCTYSVFVEGQLNYSCPP encoded by the coding sequence ATGTCTTGGAACTTGGCGTGGGATCTGGCTAAGGATGAAAATATTGCCACTGAGGATATTGCACTCGCGATTAATCCACTCCCGAAGCGGAGCAAACATCAATTGCATATTCATATCGGCAGGCTCATGGACGGTATGAAAAGCGCAATCAATAATGATCGGATCGTTCCTCATGATGGACATTGGCATCAAGTTAAGCTCGGAAATATAACCTATTCTGCGATTTTCGATGACGGCCCATTTACCGACCCATTCACGATGGTCAGTAAAAAAGTCGGTGAAGGAAATATGGCGTGTAACGGTATAATTATTGCCGGATCGAAAAGTGGGTTTTATGTTTTACATACTGGCGGCACTTACACCGGTGGGAGTAATCCATGCACCTATAGCGTGTTTGTTGAGGGACAGCTTAACTACTCATGTCCTCCTTGA
- a CDS encoding IS3 family transposase (programmed frameshift), whose product MSKKRRNHSSEFKAKVALAALKGDKTLSELAQQFDVHPNQITQWKQQVVDHVSQLFAKDSPGKANEENKIKELHAKIGQLTVENDFLSKGARSLDRAQRKEKIDPQAELPVTKQCKLLALNRSSIYYRPVDVSHEDLSLMKAIDEIHLAQPFRGSRRIRDELLDRKVVAYINRKKVQRLMRQMGLIALYPKKKTSLPGKGHKVYPYLLKGLTIDRPNQVWATDICYIPMAKGFLYLVAVMDWHSRKVLSWRLSNTMDTRFCVEALDEAIARYGTPEIFNTDQGSQFTSEAFTSKLKAHQIQISMDGKGRWVDNVFVERLWRSLKYEEVYLKAYETPRQAESEMGKYFRFYNEKRRHQGLERKTPDEVYNADLFNESKAA is encoded by the exons ATGAGCAAAAAAAGAAGAAATCACTCGTCAGAATTTAAAGCCAAAGTGGCGTTAGCGGCATTAAAAGGCGATAAAACACTATCAGAGCTTGCCCAACAATTTGACGTGCATCCGAATCAGATTACTCAATGGAAGCAGCAAGTAGTGGACCATGTCAGCCAGCTCTTTGCCAAAGATTCGCCTGGCAAAGCGAATGAAGAAAACAAGATCAAAGAATTGCACGCCAAGATTGGCCAACTCACGGTAGAAAACGATTTTTTGTCCAAAG GTGCTCGGTCGCTAGATCGGGCCCAACGCAAAGAAAAAATTGATCCCCAAGCGGAGCTACCTGTGACTAAGCAATGCAAATTACTGGCGTTGAACCGCTCCAGTATCTATTACCGGCCTGTCGATGTCAGCCATGAGGATCTGAGCCTGATGAAAGCTATCGATGAAATTCATCTGGCACAGCCGTTCAGAGGGAGCCGGCGGATACGCGATGAGCTGCTGGATCGAAAGGTTGTCGCTTACATCAACCGCAAGAAAGTCCAACGGCTGATGCGGCAGATGGGCCTGATCGCGCTCTATCCGAAAAAGAAGACTAGCCTGCCGGGCAAAGGCCACAAAGTCTATCCTTATCTGCTGAAAGGCTTGACTATTGACCGTCCTAACCAGGTTTGGGCGACCGACATCTGTTATATTCCGATGGCCAAAGGCTTCCTCTACTTGGTCGCGGTAATGGACTGGCATAGTCGCAAGGTTCTCAGCTGGCGCCTGTCAAACACGATGGACACCCGTTTTTGCGTAGAAGCTTTGGACGAAGCGATTGCGCGTTATGGGACGCCGGAGATCTTCAATACCGACCAGGGCAGTCAATTCACCAGCGAGGCGTTCACCAGTAAACTCAAAGCCCATCAGATCCAGATCAGCATGGACGGCAAGGGGCGCTGGGTTGATAATGTCTTTGTGGAGCGGCTCTGGCGCAGCTTAAAATACGAAGAGGTGTATCTGAAGGCTTACGAAACGCCGCGACAAGCCGAATCGGAAATGGGTAAGTATTTTCGATTTTATAATGAAAAACGACGACATCAGGGATTAGAGAGAAAAACACCGGATGAAGTCTATAACGCTGACCTTTTCAATGAATCAAAGGCAGCATAA